A stretch of Carya illinoinensis cultivar Pawnee chromosome 14, C.illinoinensisPawnee_v1, whole genome shotgun sequence DNA encodes these proteins:
- the LOC122295214 gene encoding uncharacterized protein LOC122295214 yields MNQPAKTPLAPGKPRSAKPSKKSDHVEEQIQADTGEPSAPAHQRPETPVPEADSSDQEIDRLFALISQILDEKLGKMDDSLKTPQQKIVSSSSCHPQIPGTPYLEADQLKLIKRAIKSVVTNLIKNILKKMVEDLEARLETTDL; encoded by the exons ATGAACCAGCCAGCTAA AACACCTTTAGCTCCTGGGAAACCCCGTTCAGCCAAACCATCCAAAAAGTCAGATCATGTCGAGGAACAGATACAGGCCGACACTGGTGAACCCTCAGCACCTGCTCATCAGAGACCAGAGACTCCAGTTCCTGAAGCTGACTCAAGTGATCAGGAGATCGATCGATTATTTGCATTGATTAGTCAAATATTGGATGAGAAGCTAGGAAAGATGGACGATAGCCTCAAAACTCCCCAACAGAAGATTGTTTCGTCCTCATCATGTCATCCTCAGATACCGGGGACTCCATATTTGGAAGCTGATCAACTCAAGTTAATTAAGAGGGCGATCAAGTCAGTGGTAACTAACTTgattaaaaacatattaaagaAAATGGTGGAAGACCTGGAGGCTCGCCTCGAAACTACTGATCTGTAG